DNA from Triplophysa rosa linkage group LG12, Trosa_1v2, whole genome shotgun sequence:
AAACTAAAGAAGCCGCAGAGAAATGCATAGCTGCCGCTCAGAATGAGAATGAGGTGAGTTTTTTATgctacattttctgttgtccTGTGGTTTAAAGGTTTTAACTTGTATAACAGATCTGTGTTGACGTCTGATTTGTGTCCAGTCTGGTGGCATAAGGCTCAATGGCAGGAAGGTGTATATTGTGGGCGCCGTGAGCAGAGATGATGCTGTCAAATTCAAGGTCAAGCAGTTAAAAACTCACACAGGCACCAGGAACCTCTATCTCACCAGAGAGGGCTGTGAGTACAGCCAATCACAAAACACGCTCTTTGTTAAAAAGGCCTAAGAGACTTGACTTCAAATGTGTTTTAACTTTCACAGTGATTCGTCCTGGATCGAACGCTGCAGAAGCGGTTTCAGAATCAGACATGGCCAAGAGGATAAGGGTAAGCAATGATGTATACTTCTGTGTGTTTGGCACGAGCATTACATTTCTTAAACTTAATACAAATTGTCGccgtccttccgaaacctcggatgtccaaattctcCGTTTctcaggaaatagaaaaaacactgtactttttaaaatgattgacaatcatgttttaatattttctattggttagatattcGCCAGTGACAAAATgggataataataataatttatggcataaaataaaaatcgtaAAATATACATAGCAGTATTACCCTACCCTTAAAGCTGTACAAATCTGGGTTTTGTTATGAGTAAACGAATGTTGGTTTAGTATATGAATAGCTCTGTTTTGTGGTATCAGTTTCAGGAGCTAAAAAGGCAAAAGTTAAAGGGAGTCAACGTGGTTGTGTCTAAAACACGGCTGTGTGTTCATAACCTGCCTAAAAGAGTCCAGAAACCTGAATTTCGCAAGATCAGCCTCAGGGCCGCCGGGTATAAAGGAGCTCGCATCACTGaggtaacacacaaacactgttttctCTGGTTGAATCCGAGCAAACCAAAAGTCACATCGTATTCTGTGAGTTCTGTAAATGGATAAGAACATATCTCACAATTTAGGCTAGTTAACACTAGAGGGCAGGACTATATAATCTGGTTATGGTCTTGAGTTTTTGCtgtcttatttatttatcatttagatGGCAACTTTCAGGTACAGTTCACCTGAACTAACACATGTAAAATCATATTAAAGGAATTTTGGAGAAACGCTGATGAAAACTGAAATCAACACCGAAACACTTTCGTAAATATTGGCTTTTGGGAGATGGGTGTGGTCCGATTCAGTGGCTAATGTGAAATAACTTATGACTTTAACCGCTACGCTGCAACACCCGAGATTTACATGCATTTTCAACTTAAACTAATACTGCTATTAACTACGCAATGACTTAACACTGTTTCTGATTGgctctttctgtctctgtcatTCTTGCAGTGCCATGTGATGTATGACAAGAAGCCCATTCGAGGTCAGGTGATAGGTCAGTCTCTGGGATACGGTTTTGTGGAGTTCAAAGAGCACGAACACGCCCTCCAAGCCCTGCGTCACCTTAACAACAACCCTGACATATTTGGAGCCCAAAAGGTTAGCCTGTGGCCATCAGAAGTGACCAAATTTTGTGGTTGAAAATCCTGTGTTTTGGACAAGCCCTTGTTGTGGAATTCCTGTTGCTTGCTGGGAGTATTGGGAGAAATAGGGCATATGTATAACCTGTTTATTATTCTATCAAGTCGAAACATTCCTGGAAGAAAATAATTCTTCTGTCATTATTCCTAGAAGTATTTCAGCAATGTTCAGGGTCTTAGCAATGGGGATCTGTATTAGATGATTTTAGCTATAGGTTGCCAATGTGTAAATGCACAAAACTTTGTTTCAGACCTGTTGTTAATATCTTCTGTGCCAGTTTCCCAGAAGTGGTCTTTCAAAGTTTTGCGAAAGAGGGACAAAGAAATGTACTTGAGAAAAAATTACACCACATCTCTGTCAGTCATGTCTTAAAAACACATTCCTCTTGCACTCTTggaatgtgttttgttctgtATTGAACATAACTTCTCAAAAATACTATGCATCGTCATTTCCTTGCCACTTGCGTCAAAGAGACATTGCTTAGCTACTATGAAATTGAGTAGTTTTGCCATTTATCCATTTCTTTACGTGTCTTTCCCATCAGAGACCCATAGTTGAGTTTGCACTGGAAGACACTAGAAAACTGAAACTCAAAGCCAGACGTCTAGAAAACAGCAAGGTGAGACTGGGTTTGTTTTTTGGGCCAGGTATCAGTGTGATGTGCTAATGTGAACATTAACCGTCGcgtgtttcaaatggaattgcacacttactgtaaataaaaatgactgcATTTCAGTCCGATTGATACATTCATATGGATTTAATGAGTCATTGTTTCTCTTTTCCACAGAAACAAGCTCAAAAAGACAGTTGCCAAGAAGAAGGGAAGACAAAACACAGTCCAGGAAAGAAGCAAAATAATTCAATACGAGCAGGAATTATGGGTAATGTAGGCAAACAGGAGAAGGCCCAGGGCAGCAAGTATGCAGGCTTTATGACCAAACCAGAAGTAGAGCATATCGATCTGCCAGACGGCAAGAAACGACAGAAGGTTCTACCCATGCCATCACACAGTGGCCCAAAGATCAGGTACAGCGAAACAGAAACAACATTTTATGTCACCAATTTCAAAACCAATTTAAATTTCAAAACCTAAAGCGACTAAATGTGATACTCTATTCAGGAAACGTGATAAAGGAAAACAGCCCGTACAACCCAAAAAATTAAAGAAGGCACCCAGCAGGAAAGAGAGAACTATGTCCTCCCTTCTTGATAAACCCAACCAGAACAAGAAACAGGTGAGCCGTTAGTTCTTGTGAATAAAAGATGGGTGATTTCCTAAAGTGGGTGACttgcagtttaaaaaatgtctttaagaTGAAGTCCACATCATCGGTATTTTAAATACCTTTGCAATAATCTCAGTCTAAAGTATGTTGGTATTGCAACAGTTGTAAATCAGCTTTTGTGTTGTTACAGTATTAACGTTTTTGAACATTTAACATCTCTTAATTCTGTTTCAGAATGCCAAACCTGCAAAAAGAAGGATCAGGAACAGAGAAGATGATCGCTTCGACAGTTTAGTGGAACAATACAAAAAGAAACTTATGGGCAACTCGAACGCTAAGACTCAAGTTAAGAAAAGCAAATGGTTTagctgagtgtgtgtgtttgagagagcGAATGTCTAAAACTGTTTAAGGACCATCAAAAGAGTTTCTTAATGTGAGGTATTGTTTGGTTTCAGAAACACATTTCAGTACGGAAACTCAAATATTTAACagactgtgttgtgttgtttattacCTTTCGTGAATTacagttgtttattttattaagaaagatTCATGCCAGTTGTTCTATCGTGTTTCTTTCAACATTGAGTCTACAAAGCCCCATGTCAAGTCTTATGTCAATATTGACTTTGCCTGGACCTTTTTGCTATTATTATTTAACCCTTCAAAATTGTATGGTGTAAAAATAAGTTAGTATTAATAGGGTTTACTTTTGTAaagtgctttggataaaatgtgaccctggatcacaaaaccagtcttaagtagcacgggaacatttttagtaaaagacaaaaatacattgtgtgggtcaaaattatctatttttcttttatgccaaaaatcattaggatattaagtaaagatcatgttccattaagatattttgtaaatttcctaccttaaatatataaaactttatttttgtgagtggatggtctgccacagtgcccctgattaacaacttcaaaggcaattttctcaatattttgatttttttgtgctctcagattcctgagttttaaacggttgtatctcagccagatattgtcctattctaacaactcatatatctatagaaagcttatttattcagctgtaaaaatctcaatttcgaaaaattgacccataagactggttttgttgtccagggtcacaaatcatctgttaaatgtaaacataaaagTTAGACAATATCTAAAAATCAGAGATACAACAAAATCTATCAGGTTTCATTAGACaatggtcatatatcattaattaCTAGCATATGAGATGTAAACAAAATTGTTCATATTAAATGttgaatttttaaaaacaaattatgaTATGCCACTAACAGGTATTTGTAGGTCATTTATACAAAAAActgcttttgacatttaaaacaaatgccCAGTGCTACGTTTGTCATTAAGTGTTTTGCTGAAAAAGTGATGACCAGAATCTGTTTCTGGTGTTTGTGAAGTTTTTTTGATTTGATAATTCAGAAGTGAAGTTGCACATCAAAGCTACAATAAATAGCAATCGTTGTTAAACATCTTTTATTGGCAatgtttctgtgaaaaaaaatgctttgcaaaaaatattacagtcacaaaatacaaaactattGACAATATTGATTCAATGTTCAAAGTGCATAGATTTAACCTATAGTATGTACCTGCTGGTGTTTCAGCAAGAGGTAAAGGTGGAACATGATCTGAGCTTCCCAGCAGACTCATGACATGGCTCTTCTGGTAAACTGACGTGACTGAGCATGCTGATGTCAGCATGCGTGAAACCGGAGCTTAAACGATGACGTAATGTGCTCGAGGCCTCTGTGTGGTCTTTTTTAACAACAGGGAGGAGCTTTGGACATAACTTGTATCTGTTCATATGTATCAAAATGTGCCAAAATGCTGCTTtggtatataaatatatagtgatttaaataaatataataaatattatttaagaatGCTACAATAATGGCAAACAGAGAGCGGTCCTTAGCAGGTCTTCAACTGGTCCAGGCTGACAGTAAGCTGCTGCATGAACTTCTGTAGTCTGTCTAACGCCATATAGCCAACGGTGATGTGATGGGTGGCATTGTCTTTTAAAAACGCTTCCAATGACTTCTCATTGGCCGTCTTTCTGAGCGGGCAACGCATCGAAGACATCCTGTCCACCAGGTAACCCTGCAGAGTGGACACGTCAGTGTGCAACTGGCTCACGTGACCCTTGGGAAGACTGTGAAGAACCTTCTGGAATATGGTTAGTGTGTCCACTATGGACGCCAGCCCTTGGATGGGTTTATCGGCGGGAACCTCGGGGTAGAGCTCAGGATCCCCAATAAGAAGCTTGGGAGACAGTTTTAGCTGTGGAAGAAGATGCGATTTAGGTTTTGTGACGtttcaaaatgattaaaatgtattctgTATGTCCATATAAAAGGGGGCATCGCTATAAACTGAACACTACTTTTACCTTCTCGTTGTGTTCCTGGATTCTGGAGTTGATGGTCTCTGCCTGCAGTTTGACCATGTTTTTCAGGGTATCTGAAGGGACTGGAATACTGCAACCCAGACTGAGCATGCACAAAATGCAGGTGTACACGAGAGCAGAATGCATACTTTCTGTGTCGAGGTCTGTGTCTTTGCAGCAAAACCTGTTAAAATGTCAACATTTGAAAATTAGTTCGAAACAATCAGGCAATCATTTATTGCCAAAATCTGGAAAAAATATCAGTTAAGTGAGAGGCTTTGAGATTGTGTCTGAATTCAGATCaactttataataaattataaagtTTCAAAGATCAGTTCAGCACATTTCTTTATAGAATCTATAGTGGGATTCATTACTATTTCACGATGCGGCTAATTCGTATGGGGTGGATCTTATTGCTTTTTTCCCTAATAATTATgagcttttgttttgtatgattcacagcGTACAACTTCATACACATTTGCCACCCCGTAAAGTAGTTAAAAAAAATCGCACTTTTGTGAGATGAAATGATGTGCATTTTCAGTTTAAAAACTTGAAACTCTGCAAAGAATGAATTTCGTActatgtattttgttttctggtttaaaacaagcaaaaaattgaATTACTTAAATTGAATCTTACTTTTTTCTTAAGGACCCACGGGTAATTCAAGTTTGGCTTGTTTTAAACcaacttaattcttatattttctttcataaaacaagactaaatatcttagttcactttccttgtcaaataaatgtatcttgattttagaatttttagatattctaaaaaagaaaaaaaaacattttttaaataaaagacagTTGAACTAGATGCATGACCGTCTCAGAGCCTCTCAAACTACCAACTCAAAAATGGTCAGACTGTCCTTCAAAATTATACAACTTTAAGAACAGTGGTCAATATTTTCCTTCAAATGGGTTCAATGAGCAAAACGAGAAATGATGTAAAATCTTGTAGCCCACACAATGTTTACCTCAGTAATTCTAACAGGCCTCTCCAGCCTAATATATGAAGCTCATGAAAAGCAATCTACtacatttacaattacaatatcTGAACAGCTGGCTCCGTCTCAGTTTGGCTTTCAATACCTAGTAAATTCCCCAAAGAACatgttgctctttaataaacacTGATTGCTTAACTCCGTAATCTTTTCCTCTCCTATGTGACATATTAAAGTGTTTCTGTCTAGTATACATTTAAAAGTGCAGTAAATAACATAACTTCAGATTAACACACGCAGCCTAGCTATGTGTAGTGATCTACAGAAGTGTAAATTGCAGTGATGTGAAGAGAGAGAAGGGGACCTACCTTTGAAATGTGAAGACTGTGTCATGCCCAGGATCCATGAGTGGTCAGGCTTATATAGCTGATAGATGTTGACTCACGTATGAATCACCTCAGCCTTTCCTTGCCTGATTCTCCCGGTACAGAACAGCACGAGGGGGGACAGCACCcccgcaaacacaacacaaacccaTCTCACACACAAGCGTGTGCTGCAAATATCCATCATTGTAACGCATGCAGTACAGGTCATGTGATCACGCTGGACTTGTAGCTAGGGAGAGCCAATGTGTGGGGGTTGTCCCAGGATGCACCTTTTAAGGAACTTGCCAAATGAAGTCACAGAAACGCACGTCCACTTATCGACCAGATCCTTATGCAAATACTGTGGGTGTCAGAGTAAACTTTGGAGAAATCTGTGGTTTAAGAGCCTTGCTTACACTTCATTCAAAACTGGCATGCATACTTAATTTCTTACATCACAAGTATTGATGTTCTCCTCTTCATGAGTCTAGTTGATGTGGTTTTTGGGAAGTATTGAGCATTTTTGTATTCTGTTCTTGTTGTGAGTCACGGGATGGCCCGTGCACCCGTGGGCGTCCAGGCTGCTGTATACTGACAGACCACGTGCGATCTTCCGCCAGTAAAGTGTTTACAGAACCCCTGTATTGATCAAGCTCTGTGTCGCAAAAGTCATCAAATCACACTAAATAGATTTATAAAGGCACAAGTACACCCAGCACAGAAAAACAGGGCATGTGTGCAAGGAGAGTGCAAGaacatgttgttgtttatgTGCTTAGATAGTAAATGAACAATAAGTTGCAACACATCTAGGACAACATCGAAGGCTGAATATTTTGGAAAAGTAATAAAgaatgctatcagtcaaattctTCTTGAAATAGTTCGCGCTTTTTCCTTTTTGGTCCATGAATCAcacttaaaatatgttttaaggtGAATATTAAATGGGTGAATTGTTTGCAATTTTATCATGTGTGCGATGTGAACACAATTTTAACAATCGTGGTTATGAATTTCACGGTTATTGGCAAtacggtatattgtgacaccacAAATTATATCACACCGCTAAAatgtattgaaaaaaaaatatttattttaaactttattGCAATTCAGAAATTCATAGGAAGTTCTGTAATCCATTCTTTCAATTATATGTCATTTCAAGTCCTCATAAATGCTGACGTGTCCAAATAGGCATTATttacttaaaggtgctgtgtgtaatatttaggaggatctattgacagaaatgtaacctAATATACACAACTACGTCTTTAGAGGTTTAtaaccttacacaatgaagcgctatgtttttattaccttagaataacatatttctatctacatacaaccTCCGTAGCGCTCcgaaaaggaggggtggagtgagaggttggttgcaattcgcaccGCTAGATGCAGCTAAATTTCTTAAACTGgccctttaaaatgtaatttcaagAGAAACTTTTATCTTAAAACTCTGGGGGGGTATGAGACATGACTTTTCCCACCATCAAACACAACCAGGAACACAGAGTTATAAATTAAACACTCTTAAATCGAAGATTAATATGAGTTAATCACAGGAGTGAGCTCAACACTGCAGCAGTAAAGCAGTTTAATTAGTGATTCATCCTAAAGCAAACGTCATTAACTAACAAGCACATTAAAGATTTGTGTGCCTGGCAGATTAAACAACAGGTAAACTAAATCTCAGAAACCCAAGCAATCCATTTCGCACCAAGATTATGACAGAGaattcgctagttgcacaagatgtcGCCGGTGACTAATTTCCAATCGTACGgaaaaaggaggatttttggccggcaaatatgggtgtttttttagataaaaaggaAGTAATATATCAGCGacatgacagatcctctttacattgctgggcacttcgttaagccaaaacaacttgatagtgttatacgaccggaaattagtctgc
Protein-coding regions in this window:
- the lepa gene encoding leptin a, whose product is MDPGHDTVFTFQRFCCKDTDLDTESMHSALVYTCILCMLSLGCSIPVPSDTLKNMVKLQAETINSRIQEHNEKLKLSPKLLIGDPELYPEVPADKPIQGLASIVDTLTIFQKVLHSLPKGHVSQLHTDVSTLQGYLVDRMSSMRCPLRKTANEKSLEAFLKDNATHHITVGYMALDRLQKFMQQLTVSLDQLKTC